Part of the Portunus trituberculatus isolate SZX2019 chromosome 46, ASM1759143v1, whole genome shotgun sequence genome, ttgttgttttcgaggaatgagattatttttcctctttgatttccttcgtgaatgttatcgtgtgtgtgtgtgtgtgtgtgtgtgtgtgtgtgtgtgtgtgtgtgtgtgtccattcagTTTACATGGCAATTGACAAGAAAACTCTTCTCCGTGCTCAGATACTGCCCTGACGGAGgggacgaggagaggaagagaagtgattgacttctttcctcctcttcctcttcttcttcttcttcttcctcttcttcttcttcttcttcttcttcttcttcttcttcttcttctcctcctcctcctcctcctcctcctcctcctcctcctcctcctcctcctcctcctcctcctcctcctcctcctcctcctcctcctttctcacctgtgagaaaagaaaaaaaagaaaacagggatCAGTCCTGCTCTAAAATGCATCATCCTTCTGTAGTGAGtctcatttcattccttttttttcttttctttttttttttgtccctttccGCAGCGCTCTCAATGGCCTTCACGTCCTCACAATGGCGATgtatgagaaaggaaaatgtgaaaaatgtaTGATCCTCTACATTTTCATCAAGCAGGAAGACTCAGAAACGCTCAATACTCGTCTTTCCTCTCAGTCGTGGCATTGGGCTTTATTTCTGGGGCCTCTTTCGCCAAATGGAACCCACGCGTGTGTAATTCTAGGACAACCGTGGTGGAAGGTTCAGTGACTCAGGCGGCGGATGGTTTCTTGAGATCGTCGCCTCTGTGTGTAGGAAGGATAAACGTGGTGTGAGGAttgcgttttcttcttctttacctgtGATGCTTTCTTTgagctgttttgtttttcttttttttttttttttttcatcttttttttgtgaACTAAGGCGTGATGTGGGGCGGTTAGTAAAGGGAATGTCGGGAATtgtgaaagaagataaaagaaaaaaagaaaaatttgcaGGTTATAGGTAAGATATTGTTCTTTGagatgttttattctttttttcatcttatttttgtaGACTAAGTCGTGATGTGGCCCAGAGAGTAAAGTGAATGTCGAGAATTGTGAcacagaagatgaaaaaaaaaaaaactgaaaaatttgCAGGTTATAGCTAGGAAattgttacaaaaaaaaattatttgatgaaatgaaatgaatacgTAGTTTCCGCACAGAGAAAAAAACGCAAACAAgcaaactaaagagaaaaaattgcaGACTTGCttagaaaaaattgaaataaggaaaacaacacaaacctCATATGATAATCAATACCAAAACTTGCCCGTGCACcatgataaaaaagataaatgccaAACTGATATCAAGTAAAATGCTACAAAgtaagatatagaaaaaaatgtgtgtatttGCTATTCAGAACACCTGCTTCACACTCTTGCAacacctacagagagagagagagagagagagagagagagagagagagagagataatttatgACATTCCAATATCTTCCTCATCTTGACACCAAGACTGACCTGACCTCATAAGTCACctcggcgccatatgacctcatTGTTGCGTCAGCAATTACCAGTCAGTCTGTCAACGTTCAGGCTCCcaaccttcacttccttccctccgccaGAGTTCGGGTGGCGGCGGAGCGCGGCCCGGACCTGCCTGGTGGCGGTGGAAGTGCTTGTCAGTCTGGTGTTGCCCGACTTTCAAGCGATTCTGAACTTGGTGGGAGGCTCAACCATCGCTATCATGTCCTTCGTGTTGCCTCCGCTGTGCTACCTCCGCCTCACCGCCGCCAAGGACCCCGCAGGACTGCCCTTCAGGTATGCCAGTTTGGACGAAGCGCCGGCTCCCAGTTAAGCCTATCTGTGGTTTTCGCGGTGTTCTGTGTAGCTACTTAATTCGCTAGGCAGGTGTTACATTCTACGGAATTATTTGTAGTAACTGTTTGCCCTCCCACGATGACCTTTCCACTTTTTCAGACTTCATGATTCACTACCTGGTGATTAGAAAGGGCTCTCATTCACTCAGTCCCTCTATGGCTGATACTCAATGCTTCGTGGTGTGAGTTATGGCCGTCATGTTGTCAATAAAGTCACggctgtttaaccccttcgacaccatgacgcgttttcatattccttctggttactatttggtgatcttatgcaacttcagaaacttttgtgggggattaaaatagtgacgtcTTTGGCCATAAATCTTCCGACCCCTATAAATCCTTCCCAATTTGAACTAAATCATCTAATTATACCAAAAATTAATTAAGAtaagtctcagtactgaaggggttgagggcTGATTCAGGATTTCAAGGTTCTTGTGGAAGGTTTCTATGGTAGACAGAAACGAGGGAGATTGAATATTCCGTCCTCCATTGGGCAGCAAGTTGTGAATGTTGTCTAAGATGCCTCGTGTTGGACCCAGGAATGTGGGCATATGGGAGCGTGTGGTGCTGTGGGGCGTGGTTGTCATGGGCTTGGCGGGGAGTCTGGTCACCACCTACACAGCCGCCTCGTCGCTCGTGTCCCCAGCTGTCCTGCAGCGCTCCTGTCTCTTTTAGCGGCGTGACCAATGCGGAACCTCCTGCAGATTGTGAAGGCCCTCATGCCGCCACCGTGATACTGGCGTCCGCCTTTCAGGTTGTCTCGGAAATATATCATGTGCTATTCTTTTGCTCTCTAGTAAATAAAGAATGAGTTTATCACCAGTATTTTCTTCACTAAAAGTAGCGATGCATGATGTTGGATATTTGCCGCCAGTGGGTTTCAATGTGCGCCATCACAGCTCAAGAGTCGCATTGCATAGATCAGCTGGTCTTTGGAAGTGTCCTTACTTTTTCAAGCCCACTTGTAAAGTTGTCATATCACAGTGACATTCTTTAAAGGCGTGTGTACCTCGTGCAGCGCTTCCCTTAGTCTGAGTGACAAGATTCCCGCTATTCATACTCTCGTACCCAAGCCTCCAGCAGCAAGCCGACGGAGAACGATTTACTCACTTTCTTTTCAGGCGTGATAAGGGTTGGACATCTAGCCACCCACGCGACGCCACGCCGGTGCCACCAGACACTCCCCAAGGCAACGACACCCCGCCGCCACTCTCTTTCAAGGTCATGGTGGCATCATTATCTCGTCGCAGTATCATTTCCAGAAGGCATCAAGCGACGTCCCCAGACTTTTAAAGCAGGAATAATTGAAGTGTGCCGATGATAAACCTCCAAACTCCTCTATACCAGCACCGTCACACAGCGGCATCCTGTACCAGCGGTGAGGGCGGTGAGTGCACAACTATTACCGGTACCTGTCACACGCTAGAGATGGTCACCCTGCATCCGTATTGTTGGTAACAGTAGCATCCCAATTCATGGTCGTGGAgcttatcaagagagagagagagagagagagagagagagagagggagagagagagattcgctaATTCATTGTCTCGATACCAATATTAGAGAAATGAACCCGTGAATCTGTGaaaccccaaccaccaccagtatcgCCACAGCCACCACTACGCCTTCACCTTTTTGCGTCAGTCTCAGGTTCAGTGATGTGGCGAGGGATGGCGGGCGCTGCGGTGCTGATAGCTGGGGGAGGGACCTGCGCGTAGTGAAGCGTCGTGAccccagggaaggaaggaaggaaggaaggaagggcgatCATGAAGTAGTGACCGGAGGAGAAGACAGGTAAAGTGAAGTAATTTATATCTTAGTATTGTGGCGGCGGTGGGTATTATTTTGCTTGTCTTTCATTGTGtatgttgtcgttattgttgttatgtaAGAAGAGCAGTTACCCcccaaagaaaaaaacgaaaaagatgcTGATTAAGATGccaatcctaaaaaaaaaaaagaacatcaaaaAGTATCATCCGAAATTTACGTGAAACGAGTATTGAAGTCTGAAATTAAAGGAAAGCGTGATTTTATTTATGGCCTAGCAAGATTGACGGGGTTTGGGGAGCGGGGGAGTGGTACGATGGTGATGCTTGCCTTCAGTgtacggtggtgatggtggagaggtggtggtggtgctgcatgTGTTGGTGGATACAGGAAGGTAATGGGAGAATAGGGAAGTGGGTATGGTGGTAGCGGAAGGATGATGtgcatggtggtgatgaaggggcCTGGAATGAGAGTATTGCATGTATTTGTGGATAAGATGTTAatactgaaggaaggaggagtgtgtggtgatggcggtggtgttgtgactggcggtggtgatggtggaggggaggtgtaGGTGGTAGTACATGTGTTTATGGTGAAGTTGACGAGGATGAGGTGTTGGTGTtgaaggaaggagtgtgtggtgatggcggtggtgatagtggagggGAAGTGTAGGTGAAGTACATGTGTTTGTGGTACAGTGAGGTTATAGGGCATGTGGAGATGGAATGTGGTGGTGGACTGACAGCTGGGGGCGTGGTGATGGTGCAAGAGACGAAGGAGAATATATTAAGACTTTATTGGTCGCAGAACATTCGTCGTGTgcttatctatatatatataaaagaaaggacAGCATTTACCTCCATTCACGAGTCAGTCCGATCTTATTACCTACATATATATTTACGtcgaattaaccccttcagtactggaaacgcatttttaccttgagatttgtgtacgattagaccaattatttaccttgagaagggtgtatggtggtcagaagattaatagcagcagtcttcactatttcaatccccctgaagttgtataaagtcagcaaatagtaagcagaaggaatacggaagcgcgtcatggtactgaaagggttaagaatgtTCATATTTGTTGAGGATCGGTGCACATAGTCACTGCATCGAAGAGTGAGAAAAGACCAATTTGTGACAGATTTCATcataataacgaaaaaaaaaaaaaaggtaagaagagATATTCAAATTAAGTGAAATGGaacaatgaaggaaagtaaatattgacaaagaaaatgtgagaCGTTAGAGTTGCTCACTAATACTCGCTTTACTCCTGCAGACACAAGAACAGCAATCAGTCTTAACATTAGTAACGATACAtagcaaaaaatacaaataagggTCACGTTCTGAAACATATCGGCGCCTCAGCTCTATTGCTTTTAAAAGGCTCTGTATGTTGAAGTTACACATATTCATAAGGTTGTTTCTACTGGTCTAACGGCAGATTGatcatatttttactttatcaaatgagaaacattcttgaaaaaccggctggtcatctctgtggtctttgaagatAGTcgaggagagagcaaagcgtttcacaaTTCTGGACCAAAGTATCAACGCAGTCAGAGGCGAGGTCACCCTGCTTCATGAACTCAAGTGACACAAATGCTTACTGTGCTGCTATGAGCTACAATAACTTCCCGTGCGTTGAGCTGTTTGACTTAGCACTAACCTCAGCGTGGCAAGATACTTGTGGACGGAAGAAACGGTGCAATGTTGTGAAGGAAACACTTTTATTTGCTACGATGATGACGCATTTATATAGtggttatttctttattattttttctttctacatcaGAATTAAAAGCTAGCGTTACCATCCCCTATGCCCGACGTGACATGagttggtggtagtagaggtgttgatgttggtgttggtggcggtggcggcggcggcggtgcatGGGGACGGTAAGATGTTACACTTTGCCATTCGCTCACCGCCATCCCCTCTCAGAACAGTCCTTAAATGTGTAGAACTGTGTCTTGGTGAAGCTGTTCGTGGTATTCAGGTGGATGATGAATCCGACCACAAACATCAAGTCCTGAAACACTCCAAAGAATAGACTCATCCTGTTGACCAGCTGGGGCGTGAGCCAAGGGTGGGGCAGGGTGATGGATGGCAGGGAACATTTGCCCTCTGTCACCCATCGTCCGTGGTGGCAGGGCTCGTCATTGTCTCCCTTGTCAGGCGGCTCGCACGGGTCTTTCAGGCTGTCAAGACTTGGTGCCTTAAAAAAGATGAGCGCTTCCTGTTGCTTGGAGGAGGCAAGAGATTCCTTCTGCCTCTTGTCGGCCTCGATACTTTTCTTGTAATGGTGATCGACGATGCAGTGGAAcacgaagaaaatgaagaagcggAGGATGCAGTAGAAAAACCACATGTCGATGGCTTTGGGCTGTGCTGACTCTGGCATTGTGCTGCTCATCTGTGGGAGGAGTCACGGACTCAGGGCAAGCTTcacagtatcttttttttctttcatagttAACCATTAACGCCACTCCACCCATAATCGGATTCCACAGTTACCTTTGATCGTTGCTGTTCGGCTGGGAGCGTACTGATAATTGGAACTTTGGTGAGGAGATTTTTTGTCAGTATATCCATCAACAAACATACATAACACTCACCTGGCTGCCCATGGAAATAGGTAATCATCGTGAGTCTTGTGACGtcatgaaaaaaattacttcttttgtttgtgtgcgcgcgcgcgtgcatgCGCAGACTGAAAAAAAGCAATCCCCTGGACTGTCCTCCACACACCGCGGTCTGAGTTGCAGCACCGTACCTGCGAGAAGAGCGCAGCCACCACGATGAGTAGTGAGAGGGAGGTCGAGGCTCTGTCCGTGAATTGGTGGAGTGGGAAGGCGACAAAGGAGAGATGCCccagcaacaacagcaccacgCAGGGTCCTAtcgaagataaaaggaaggccCCGCTGCGCCGCGTGAGCAGAAGCCccatcttcacttccttcacggGACCGCGACAGTAAGAAACAAAAAGTTTAGAtgaaagaaagcttttgaaCTTGTGGCGCAATACATTGATTGTTCCTCTAAAATTGCTTCAGTTAATTGGTTCAGACGGCTCACCTGCGACAGAGATGCGTTGTAGAAGCAGCGGACCGGACGGAATTCGAACACAGGCAAGGAGAGATCGTTACTGAGCACTCTTAGATGTTCCTCCGCTATCTGGAACGTCCCGAAACCATCAAGCTTCATTGGAATCACGCACAtctgatggagagagggagagaagtgagagacatGGACAAGAGAGGAGAAACACTCGCATATCAGGTGTGGATTAGTCGTGACATGATGTAGTAAATTGGTATGATATGCAACGTTACCTGCGTGTCGAACGGGTAGGCTCGCAGTGTGAAGGAGCAAGTGGTGGTGACCAGCGTGAGCATCTTTATATGCAGCACCACATCGCTGCCCGGGTACTCCAAGGCTGTCCAAGGAGAGGTGCCACActgcatgactttttttttttgtgtgtgtgtgtgcaaggaacaaaagcacacacacacacacacacacatacacacactcctgCTTGTGTTGTTTATGCGAAATTATTGCGTTAATTTTCCCAAGAGCCTTTAATGTAGCACTCCGCATTAAAAGTGATTGTcactgcctaacctaacctatcttgaCCTTTACACAGGAATTGAAAATCTCGATTTATTTAGAGGAAAGCATGAATCACTGAAGTGTGCAgactggaagaggagacaaTGACAAGATTTTTTACCCATTCGTTCATTTGTCCTTCAATGGTGTTTATAAGTTTAATGCTGAAAAATTATCCATTAACCAGAACTCACAGCTTCCCACTTGTGTAATCTGTTGCTAAGAACATGAAAGGTTGCTTTGTTCTCGACTCCCAACTCTCATCTCGCCCTCTACCCTCCACTACCACACCGCCTTATATTTacgctcgtattctcaaacttctcTGTGCTTCGCCTCCACTATTACAAAAGGTTTTATTCAAATTCACGCGAGTTTTAAGGTGGTTTCatggttctagaggtagagtgataagatttctacattattaacaagag contains:
- the LOC123520278 gene encoding gamma-aminobutyric acid receptor subunit rho-3-like; translation: MEVNLAWRDERLTFYNLRSSAGLPNILDNDILSLLWVPGIYFPSGLFEENLKLETGTMTHTTVTAVPGRNGSLTTLNSYETLEYPGSDVVLHIKMLTLVTTTCSFTLRAYPFDTQMCVIPMKLDGFGTFQIAEEHLRVLSNDLSLPVFEFRPVRCFYNASLSQEVKMGLLLTRRSGAFLLSSIGPCVVLLLLGHLSFVAFPLHQFTDRASTSLSLLIVVAALFSQMSSTMPESAQPKAIDMWFFYCILRFFIFFVFHCIVDHHYKKSIEADKRQKESLASSKQQEALIFFKAPSLDSLKDPCEPPDKGDNDEPCHHGRWVTEGKCSLPSITLPHPWLTPQLVNRMSLFFGVFQDLMFVVGFIIHLNTTNSFTKTQFYTFKDCSERGWR